The Crassostrea angulata isolate pt1a10 chromosome 1, ASM2561291v2, whole genome shotgun sequence nucleotide sequence TAGTGGTCTAATATTCATATTATAGCATGGCTTTGAATTACTGAATTTAAATCCTTCAGAGAATAgaattgattttaacttttaaaacatttttattattgcaaatgaattattttcacGTACCAAATGCAAAAAAGAGGGCGTCTTGAAATTATCGATTTTGAAATGACACTTGGAAGAACAAAAATTGAGACGTTTCCTTTTATCAACTCAGCAAcataaaaatctataaaacagTCTACATAAAAAACAAATCCATTGATTTTCATGCAACAAACTTTACCTTGGGACAAAGTTTTGAATAAAACTGGCGTGATAGTCCACACTATCAGGTATAATAGAAAAACACCTGAGTGTCTGTGATAGCGTTTACTTCATAGTTCGTTAGCCATTAAATCTGTAATTAAAACCTTCTGGACAGAACAATCTTTGTTAATTTAAATATCCTGTAACATTTAAGTATAGTTCGATAGCCACACACtgggttaaaataaaaatcaaacatagGTGGCTTTTAAACAGAAATCTAAACCAATCAACTGAACTGTTTCTTGAGTGTTCCGTTCCCGGTTGTCACCAAGGCGACGTGACGCTACCTGCTCGATCATGGTATTTGTGACACGTtaagaaacaaaataataaaagaagtTTGGAAAGAATATAAGTGAAAATACTCTAAACTGCCATAATGTCGGATACAGAGGTAAGCAAGACTTTTAATTATGAGTGTTCGGAGTAAGATGGGACCTCGACGAGGGGTTTATACATGCACGGTAGGCTTATCTCTGTTATTTAACACAAGGGGTAGATCTCTACACGAACATTGAATGGATTTATACGGAAAGCCATGAAGACCAGATTAAAGTACGGGAAAGTCTGCCATTTGTTCgtgttttatcaaattatcttttttttagaaTTCTTTTAATccaaagaaaacattaaatttttatccAAAGACAACATGAAATAATTGCAAACCGAGAATCGTcataaatttttttctatttttaggtGAATCTAGTGCGTTTTAAATCTATTTTCACTTTTTCTCTATAAATTTAGTTTCGTGGTCGTACAAAGCACATAAAATGCTTCATAATTTCATGGATTTGAAGTTTTATGGGGCTGAGAATAAAGACATTTAAATCGCAAAGTTGTCATTAGCCCGTATAAAAAAAGATTTGcaagatatttaaaatgagTGTTGCTTGTATTGAACACATATAAATACGTCTATTGTATGGGTAAAATAATTGcgcattaatatatatatatatatatattgattacaattgattttatttatttgttacaaAATCTTTTCCAAATTCCAGATCATGTGTAATCTGTTTAACATAACGTACGTTAGAACTAGCTTAAACTGTCGAGAATGTCTCACTTAAGCATTTTATACATGCATTATGACTTAAATCCAACGATACACAATCATTATGAGCAGCATTTTGAAAGAATTGACAAGTCCTAAAACAACGATTATTAAAGAAAAACGgaaaatgaattacatgtgtattactttgatttaaagaaaGACATTGAAGACAACAACCGCCACGAGAATTCCTCCGATTCTAAAAACGAATCGGAATCTAAAACAGAAGAAAGTCCTTCGAAGAAAGAGGAATCCACTCCTCAAAAGCCTTTATCAGCTGCGGCGCCTAAGGAGGAGCAACCTGCTCCTCAAAAGGCTCCTGTAGCAAACACCGAGAAGACGGTACAGTTTTACAAGTTACACGTCACGTGGTCCAAGTGTTTGTGCCGTGCCTCACCCCGAACTCACAAAGCCGCACTGTGTGGGCCAAAGAAGGAAAATGAATATggtcatttttcaattttcacggCGCGTTCACGTTGGTTCACTCTGCATTAAATAATTGGACAAGGGAATTATCGACTGATTAGCACTAATATTTTCACTCACCAACGGGGCACGACGTCGATAGGAAAGCATTGCAGGAATAACATAAAGGCTTACAGCAATTTGTCGACCATTTAATGATGTAAATAATTGAGTAACtaatgtaaaatattgtttgtcTTCTATgtatggaaagaaaaaaaattgatccctTCTGTACACAGCGCACGAACCCTGCAATGATTACACAAGCTAGGGAAGAGAAATAAACTGTTTTTAGATTTGATTTCACAACTCAGATAAAGCAACCATTGGATAAGTGAAGAACATTACACTATCTTTAATATATGTATGCTATATAAGCTCAGAGTGAGACAGACTAGCTTATGTCTGTTCGAAAGAACAACGAAGAATTTGTACTCTAGGGgttattaaagggacttggacacgatttgagatcaaaaattttatttttatattttatgtataaactggttgactggtgcattttaaatgattgaccaaaatattgaatgttcaAGTCAAATTActagcgagatacagaggtaagaattgattgttatgtaaacaaagctcgagtcttatagttgtttacaaaaaatgtcatgtagagaattaccattctTGGACAAAATGAcgtgtaaaaaacaatttaaactaattcagtatcttcataaatactattatcaacaaaagaaagatacatttgattgaaacttacaccaatacaacacatatgtaaaaatggcaatatctgagctttgtttacaaaacaaagaattatgaactctgtatcttgcttataacttgatatttgactttcaaattttgacataggattataaacttctatatttatcagtataaacattgaaaatagaaaaataacttggaAAAATAACACAAACACTTGGAAAATTtgaagtcaaatcgtgtccaagtccctttaaacaaTGGCTCATTTTCTCACCATTTCGGCACAAAACACTGTGCATTAAGAACACATAGCCTATTGAACTGCCCATCgacatttaaaatttcactgACTGAAATTGGCGTTCGATTTCTGCTCTTTTATTCTCAATCATAAGCAACAAAGCTCCAAGTCTCGAGCTACGTATATGTTTAGACTTATTGATGTTTTAAGCTTATACAAAAACTCATGTAATTCTGTTTGTTTTTCAGTCGATGTTAGGTTTCATTCTAAAGCGCCTACTTTGGGGCGGTCGTATGGAGTTTATCctatttattatgaaaagaatgttaaatatttgaagtTATTATAGTATGGTACCAATTGACTTGTACATGAAATAAATTCTAGTCAACTTAATACAAGTATGCACTAgtttctaattatttcattttaactcataaaataattacaaaaaagtaaaataataacaaaattgaatgaaaCCAAGTATGCTTCACATATATACCTAACATATTTGACATAGCGTGGATACAGAATTCTAGATACAGTAGCAGATAGATCGATTACCTTTATCAGTTTTATCCGGCTGGCTGTTTGTCGGTGTTATCTCGCTGTAACCTATTCTAAGCTAAGGTTACATGCCAATGCATATTTCCTATtgtggtttttaaaatataaaaacaagaaCCAAACATATTAGTTACAATACGTTAAAGGTGAAGATTTGAAACCGTAGTTATTAATCACACAATAAATTTCAAGATGTATGTCAAACCCGACTTGAAAACttgatttaaatgaataattagcAATTTTTGCAACGTCTAATTCAtcgatattacatgtattgactTAAAGTTGTAGATAAACTTACTTTTAAACGCAACAAATAATTTAGAGGTACTATATTTTTTATGCAGAAAGAAAAAGATGACAAAAAGGAGCAGCAGAAGTCAAAGGAGGAAGCAGACGATGAGCAGAGACATACAGCAGACGACAAGGAAAAGGATGACGACACGGGTAAATATGTCACGTGATAAAGTGGACCAAACCTACCACTGCATAATTAATCAAACATAATTCCGAGTTCATACCTAACATTATCTTACAATGGGGCATCGTCGGTAATCAATAACAGACAAGGATTTATCATAATAAGTAACAACAgtaaaataatgcaaaaaaaacaCTAGGTATACTAAAGCTTGTGAAATCTCGGTGGGGAAATTTATGAGAATATCAACAGCTTTGTACTAACATTTTAAACGAGATCATCGGTCTCCCTGTCTCAGATTAATTTATTATACTACTACGATGCTTGTAATCAACTGTATCTAGAATGGCACAAATAATGATGATGCATGAACAACGGTCAATATTGGGGTTGATTTAGCACCAATAATCAACACTATAGTATTGTAATTACTATCATTGCATGGGGCTTTTTCTAATTTGATGCACTACCAAATGTATAAAGACCTGGTTACTCTGCAGCAGTGGTCAAAACGAGGCTCGGTTCACGGATCGTTATGTATATTACGTAGATATGGAAAAATATTCGCTTTTGGGATTGAAATTTCTTTTGAATTGTCTAGGAGAAATGCATCACGCATGCGTACTGGTCACTTCGATTTATAGCAATACTTTTCAGATATATGTATGACGTGTTGCAAGGTAATATGcctttatttagcttttaataTGTTATATAGTAATACTGACGGTATAAAATATGTACTATGTTATAACTAACGACTTAATTTTGTACATTGCGATCTTCACGTTTGTATAGCAAATatgcatctttttgaaaatagaTCATGACAAAGTAAGTAGTATTTAATGTTTACTAACAGCTATAGATTTATCATTGTTATTGTTATGTGCACTTTTATTCGTATGCTTATTTTGGGaccaatttgatttgaaaacaGGTGCGCGTAAGGTAACTTTCGATTCTCATGGTGATAACTCCAATGAAAGCAAAACTCAAGTTGATCCAAGCGCAGAGAATAATGATatgcttaaaaataaaaatggaacaGAGAACAAACAACAAGATAAAGAAGCAGAGAAAGGCAATAACATGGACTTAGTGGATTTAGAACGTATAGAAAGTGAGAACCAGACTGTTAACACAGAAACTCATGATTCAAACTCAAATACTGAACCCGAACAAAATTCCAAACGCAAAGGCTCCCCAGAGCCCGAGCAATCCAAACACGTTACAGAATCTACGTCTAAGGACAATGACAATAAAGAAAATAACggtgataaaaataaaagtgaagAGAAAGGAGGCGACGGATATGTGCCATTGGACCAATTATGGTCCAGTCCCAAGAGGGAATTCAAAGGATCGGAACGCCAGTATAGTACTGTATCAACCTCGTCTTATCTTGAACGGAAAAGATCTGAAGAAAAAGCAAAGACAGAGTCTCAAACAGAATCTGATGGGTCTGAAAAAAGAGTGGAGCGACAGTACAGTTCTGTATCAACCTCGTCTTACCTCGAACGGAAAAAATCAGAAGAAAAAGCAAGGGCAGAGTCTCAAACAGAATCAGATGAACCTGGAAAAAGAGTGGAGCGCCAGTACAGTACTGTGTCAACTTCTTCTTACCTTGAAAGGAAAAGGTTAGAAGAAAAAGCAAGGACAGAGTCTCAAACTGAATCAGGTGAACCTGAAAAAAGACCGGAACGCAAAAGCAGTTCTGTATCAACCTCCTCTTATCTTGAAAGGAAAAGATCAGAAGAAAGAGCAAAAGCAGCTTCTCAAACTGAATCAGAGAAACCCGAGGAACAGAGGGATGATAGTGTGAAAGAAACTAGTCTTAATTCAAGTGACAATAAAACGTTAATTCAACCTATTGGTGATACAAAAGACAGCAAAGAAGATGATGGTAAAAACGAAGAAAGAAAGCCAAATGTTGTTGAACCGTCAAAAGCTAATGATGAAGATGATGCCAAAGATGTTTCTGATTATAATAAAGAAGCACGAAATTCAAAAGAGTCGTCTAACGCTCAACGAAGAGTGTCTGACAGTGAAAATACAGCAGAATCTTGCGGTTCTCCAAAACAAAAAGATCAATCGAAAACCGATTATTCCCAAAACGAAACGGAGGAAGCtacaaatgagaaaaaaatcgCAGATAGAGATAGGAAAAACGAGGTTGATGAAGATGACTGGCGATATGAAGATAAAATTTCTGACAATGATGATAATAGAGAAAACGAGGAGGTGACGATCCCCATTGCTCATCAAGAAGATGAATACAACGAGAAGAAATTCGATTCCGAATCGGAAGACGACATATCAGTGCATGACACTACACAATACAAGGAAGAGCCTCAAAGGGAACCCGAGCAAGAACCTGTAAAACAAACCAAAGAACCACAGACGAAGAAGAAGAAAGACCAGCCAAAGAAAGGTTCCTATCCCTCCCCCTCCCCACGGCCTTCTTCCCAACCCAACAGGAACACTCAGAGACCGGTAGCTCGGAGTGCCCAGCCAACCAGTCGACCCGGCGAATCCCGCAGAGCTCTCTCCCCCGCTCAGATGAAGTCTCCTAGAAATCAAAGCACTCCTAGATCACGACAGAGACCAAAGACCACGCCAGGGGGACCACGAGTTCACTCGAGAATAGGTGACAAAAGCAATCCTAGCCATTCACGCATGCAATTTAGACAGCCAGACTTTTTCTTATATATGCTATCAGATCTTTATTTGGAAATGTGTAGAGCGTAGCTAGCTCGGTCGGAGAAAATCTTACAAGTTTAgccagaagtaaaaaaaatcttagggTGTAGAAATAATCTCAGTGACCCCACAAGACAGTACGACAGGTGTGTGATGCATTTCTGGTAGACCTCCGTATTTCCACTCAAACATCACTTTACTAATGCTCACGTCTCGTACACGTATTTTATCACTTACTTGATTGTAGTCAAAGGTTTACTTACAATATTTGATGCTCAAATATGTCCATGCGTTGTCAGTGACGTCACGTTTGGTGGTAATGTAAGTAAAATTATAGTGAAGGCTAATATGCTTCTTTTGCCTCATAGCTTTAGGTATCTCGTGTATTGTCCActtgtatttattctttattattctattgttcTAATTATATTACTAGTATTTAACACCGGCTTTGTATTGTTTCAGTTCTGTATAGTTTGTATTCAAGAGTCTTACCTTTCATTACAAcaatttttaccaattattttgCATGAACAACTAAATCTTTAgataacaaaaattttaatttccagGTTGCATGTAGTGTTGTAGGTTTctgatttgaaattaattttaaattgtccCTTCCCAAATGCTAGGAAAAAAATCCGcgaaaaagaaagtaaaatttCAGACTGGTAAGAAATCGGGTAAGTGTTGCCATGGTTTTTACGTAGAAGCTGCGCATGTTTTATGGTcatgaatatttgttttgttaatgcAAGGCATTTTTATGTTATTATGTATGTTGCTTTTTTGTGACCAGGCATTTAGTATTTTACTTAACGTACCACTTTTATACAGTTTTATTTAATCCAATGCAGTTCAGTATTTTCACAAAACTATCAATCAAAATAAGTATCATAGAGTGTAAAACTAACACCACAAAACTTACAGTTATGTCACTTTATCTGAAGTCTGTATGTGTGAACTAACGTAACAGTTAATTGTCAATTAATATTAGCAACACTCACTAAAAAGTCAAACAGAAATGTTCACACATCTGGATACCCATAGAGAATCCCTCTCTCCGTACTCCTCTGTCAAAGCATGATCTTCAATAGTCAGAGTTGTCTAACTTGCATGTGGAATGCACCAAAGCCAATTTCACTTTGATCTGTTATTTactttttgaatttgaaaacatatttgacatttgtttgaTTCTATCACTTTAACGAAACTTTGACTCTCTTTCACACTTATTTTGTTTGCTGAAACATTTAACAACCATTGAGAACCACACACCATCCTAAAAGTAAAACTTATAAAACTATATGAGAAAATTATGGATTTTTCATTCTAAAGTTTGTTTATGATAATGACAATAGGTTCAGAAGATGGACAGAAGAGACAGAAGGAGTTCTTCAAAGCAGAGCTGACCAGGCTACAGAGAAGCCTGAAGGACGAATCATCCAAAATATCCAAACCCAAACAGTTAGTCCacgacatatttttattaacttgcattatttcaaataattgcGTAATCcaaaatgataaatcaaaataacaatACACTGTTTCTAATGTACATATACACGAACAGTTGTCGAACAGTCTTTgcaattttctttgtaaattaaGAATGGTTATAAACAGAAACAAATTACTTATACCGCGTGTTAAAATTCTAGTAGTATCTGTTTTCTTACAAGTATAATAAATATTACTGTAGAATCCTTTTAAACAAGGACAAGTTCGATAATTACTAACTGGGACTATTTCTTCTCTTGCAGTAGAGAACACTACCCGTTTGTGTGGACTAGTCTCGAGCCTTACTACAATACATACGTGGCTCGCTTTTTGATCGATGCTGTAAGTATTCAAATGTCAACCGGGCGACTTCCGGTGTCGCTCGTTGGTCAACTTGCTCTCGGATATATTGTTTCACTTTGCTTTTAAACGACAGCTGTCCGTGCGAAATATGTTACAATTAGGACACAAACTTGCTTTTTGAATTAGGCATTAGgtttttacagtaaaaaaattaaagatttgtGATGGCCTTGAATTGTTTGTTGCATTTATGATCTTGTACATTTTAGCAAGAAGAAGCCATTTACCACCCTATTACACGGAAAACCCCCGTAAGAAGCTTGATTTGATATCTGTATCTGCGTCCCCTTAGGACGATGTTGTAGGATGCTTTTGTATAATTTCTTACTCTGTGTACCCAGCAACTTGTCGCTCAGTTTGTGATTCTACCTTTCTGACAGCGACAAGTTTTtcgggggtggggtggggatGGGGAGTTGGGGGTAGTTGTTTGAGTAAAACATGTAGTTTACCTATCTTGACCGACTTCGGTGGCataacaaaatacaatcaaCAATCTTAAACCCTGTGTCCACTCGCTTCTGTTGGTTTTCAGCTATTTACTACTCCTGTTATTTACTTTGATGTGCCCCTCGCACTTGATGTTTAATTTACAGCCCCAGTAGATTACATGTAGTAGGTTAAAGTGTGTGGCAATGTAGACTATAGCTTGACCTATTTATTCTTCCAGTCGGAGACTGAGCGACCTGTCAGCCGCGCCCGACCCATAAGTCGGGGCAAGCTCTATGTAAGATATTCCTCACTCGCCATTGTGGGAATCACATCATTTGGGCCATAGTACAATGCATTCCAcagcacaattttttttccgttGTCATGAGCACTGTTTGTCTTAACGCTACTCcaaatttcagttttatttattgCCTGGAGTCTAAAAAAGATGacactgttttgttttgttttgttttgggttttttttttgttttttgtttttttttgggggggggggggggtcgaatcaGCACTGTCCGTGGAATTTCTCAACTCAGGTTTTCGTCACCTGTATCTTAAAATCAGTCCTTAAAAGATCCATTAAACTTCGTCCTTGTAATATACCTTGCTGTGGTTTTCATATTTATAAGATTTTGGTTTGACAAAGAGTTGAGAATCCACGTACCTGATGCAGTTTAACATGTCAGTCTCTCACCAATATATCGCGTGCAATATACCACCAATATATCGCGTGCATTATACCACCAATATATCGCGTGTATTATACCACCAAAATATCGCGTTTATTATACCCAACCAAATTGTCCTCAGTTATGTCCCTTGCTATTTCTCTAAGTAAAGCCAATCCTCTAGTTTCGCATTTGACCTTTGATAACAATCCATCCATACATTACTTATCTCCTTGAAGATTATCAAATAATACACGGCAATCTCTCTTATCAAATGCATGTGCCTAAAACATATCTGAGTACTTGTTTTTCAGGAAGTGTCCCTTTCTAACATTCGTTTTTTCAAGTCCGCCGAAGCAATGCATGGTTTATcttattatagaaatattgtttttgaaaaaaaaacccaattcattttattattagaaATTGTGCAAATGGTGACTATTTTTGCTATTAATGTGGTGATTCTGGAAAATGTGCTTCATTAATAAAGAACATTAATATCCAACTATGTTTTAAACCTGGAAATAGAACAAAGAAGTATTTTGAAAACACAATTTAATTACCCTAGCTGTTAAAGAAAACCATACTATTAATTTGGGACTGGAAAGTGAGTTGGCGTTGTGCTTCTGTTCCTCTGTCATTTCTATTGTGGAGGTTAGATGATTTCTCTTGTACATCTAATTTTCGATAAGCAATTGTACCATTCACGCGTTCCTTGTCTTACATTTTAATTATGTGATCTGAAGTAAGTTGTTTAAATACAATCACATGTAATCTTTCATccatgaaatatatattaatgcATATCTTGGAACTGATAGACACATACTGATGCTGATTTACTTCCCAATAACATGCACGTATAGCCATATGATTTTGCACTAATTACGCCTTACCCAAGGTTACACTCatttattgttaatttgtttCAGTGACATTAAGTACATTTCAGGAATTTCAGTgcagattttaaagattttttatttatgcattTGTGAGCAAGAACCTAGAGTACTTGTGGtagttttaatacatgtataattttcttaaatctAGTTGTTGTAAAACCAGATAGACATAATCATAGTATTGAGTGCTCATTTCAATAACTAGTTAATTCATCAAAACTGCAATCATTCGTTTTGTTTACAGTTCTACAGTGACATTAATGTAAATGCCTGCAAATTATATCGTAAACAGGAAATGTATTTAAGTACGGTAGAACTAATTGAACTAATTGAAAATTAGGCATACATCATATA carries:
- the LOC128181268 gene encoding myb-like protein V isoform X4, with protein sequence MSDTEKDIEDNNRHENSSDSKNESESKTEESPSKKEESTPQKPLSAAAPKEEQPAPQKAPVANTEKTKEKDDKKEQQKSKEEADDEQRHTADDKEKDDDTGARKVTFDSHGDNSNESKTQVDPSAENNDMLKNKNGTENKQQDKEAEKGNNMDLVDLERIESENQTVNTETHDSNSNTEPEQNSKRKGSPEPEQSKHVTESTSKDNDNKENNGDKNKSEEKGGDGYVPLDQLWSSPKREFKGSERQYSTVSTSSYLERKRSEEKAKTESQTESDGSEKRVERQYSSVSTSSYLERKKSEEKARAESQTESDEPGKRVERQYSTVSTSSYLERKRLEEKARTESQTESGEPEKRPERKSSSVSTSSYLERKRSEERAKAASQTESEKPEEQRDDSVKETSLNSSDNKTLIQPIGDTKDSKEDDGKNEERKPNVVEPSKANDEDDAKDVSDYNKEARNSKESSNAQRRVSDSENTAESCGSPKQKDQSKTDYSQNETEEATNEKKIADRDRKNEVDEDDWRYEDKISDNDDNRENEEVTIPIAHQEDEYNEKKFDSESEDDISVHDTTQYKEEPQREPEQEPVKQTKEPQTKKKKDQPKKGSYPSPSPRPSSQPNRNTQRPVARSAQPTSRPGESRRALSPAQMKSPRNQSTPRSRQRPKTTPGGPRVHSRIGSEDGQKRQKEFFKAELTRLQRSLKDESSKISKPKHREHYPFVWTSLEPYYNTYVARFLIDAAEDPQPGYVSRNTAIGLCDPWTDLRMDRELLPRLETPSKKSRAKGQQNAKKGKKEKPPKQGSTRLPKFPVVEFSSGKENATKCFPYSEVPKFRQEVMGRYKHDAPKKVNADYSRTKDDFYRMDLDRLDEVHPINRRHMRKAYFAYLQNTPGSKKAIKECVKDLNGEQEQKVH
- the LOC128181268 gene encoding otolith matrix protein OMM-64-like isoform X5, which gives rise to MSDTEKEKDDKKEQQKSKEEADDEQRHTADDKEKDDDTGARKVTFDSHGDNSNESKTQVDPSAENNDMLKNKNGTENKQQDKEAEKGNNMDLVDLERIESENQTVNTETHDSNSNTEPEQNSKRKGSPEPEQSKHVTESTSKDNDNKENNGDKNKSEEKGGDGYVPLDQLWSSPKREFKGSERQYSTVSTSSYLERKRSEEKAKTESQTESDGSEKRVERQYSSVSTSSYLERKKSEEKARAESQTESDEPGKRVERQYSTVSTSSYLERKRLEEKARTESQTESGEPEKRPERKSSSVSTSSYLERKRSEERAKAASQTESEKPEEQRDDSVKETSLNSSDNKTLIQPIGDTKDSKEDDGKNEERKPNVVEPSKANDEDDAKDVSDYNKEARNSKESSNAQRRVSDSENTAESCGSPKQKDQSKTDYSQNETEEATNEKKIADRDRKNEVDEDDWRYEDKISDNDDNRENEEVTIPIAHQEDEYNEKKFDSESEDDISVHDTTQYKEEPQREPEQEPVKQTKEPQTKKKKDQPKKGSYPSPSPRPSSQPNRNTQRPVARSAQPTSRPGESRRALSPAQMKSPRNQSTPRSRQRPKTTPGGPRVHSRIGSEDGQKRQKEFFKAELTRLQRSLKDESSKISKPKHREHYPFVWTSLEPYYNTYVARFLIDAQEEAIYHPITRKTPSETERPVSRARPISRGKLYAEDPQPGYVSRNTAIGLCDPWTDLRMDRELLPRLETPSKKSRAKGQQNAKKGKKEKPPKQGSTRLPKFPVVEFSSGKENATKCFPYSEVPKFRQEVMGRYKHDAPKKVNADYSRTKDDFYRMDLDRLDEVHPINRRHMRKAYFAYLQNTPGSKKAIKECVKDLNGEQEQKVH
- the LOC128181268 gene encoding triadin-like isoform X2; the encoded protein is MSDTEKDIEDNNRHENSSDSKNESESKTEESPSKKEESTPQKPLSAAAPKEEQPAPQKAPVANTEKTKEKDDKKEQQKSKEEADDEQRHTADDKEKDDDTGARKVTFDSHGDNSNESKTQVDPSAENNDMLKNKNGTENKQQDKEAEKGNNMDLVDLERIESENQTVNTETHDSNSNTEPEQNSKRKGSPEPEQSKHVTESTSKDNDNKENNGDKNKSEEKGGDGYVPLDQLWSSPKREFKGSERQYSTVSTSSYLERKRSEEKAKTESQTESDGSEKRVERQYSSVSTSSYLERKKSEEKARAESQTESDEPGKRVERQYSTVSTSSYLERKRLEEKARTESQTESGEPEKRPERKSSSVSTSSYLERKRSEERAKAASQTESEKPEEQRDDSVKETSLNSSDNKTLIQPIGDTKDSKEDDGKNEERKPNVVEPSKANDEDDAKDVSDYNKEARNSKESSNAQRRVSDSENTAESCGSPKQKDQSKTDYSQNETEEATNEKKIADRDRKNEVDEDDWRYEDKISDNDDNRENEEVTIPIAHQEDEYNEKKFDSESEDDISVHDTTQYKEEPQREPEQEPVKQTKEPQTKKKKDQPKKGSYPSPSPRPSSQPNRNTQRPVARSAQPTSRPGESRRALSPAQMKSPRNQSTPRSRQRPKTTPGGPRVHSRIGSEDGQKRQKEFFKAELTRLQRSLKDESSKISKPKHREHYPFVWTSLEPYYNTYVARFLIDASETERPVSRARPISRGKLYAEDPQPGYVSRNTAIGLCDPWTDLRMDRELLPRLETPSKKSRAKGQQNAKKGKKEKPPKQGSTRLPKFPVVEFSSGKENATKCFPYSEVPKFRQEVMGRYKHDAPKKVNADYSRTKDDFYRMDLDRLDEVHPINRRHMRKAYFAYLQNTPGSKKAIKECVKDLNGEQEQKVH
- the LOC128181268 gene encoding triadin-like isoform X3, which translates into the protein MSDTEKDIEDNNRHENSSDSKNESESKTEESPSKKEESTPQKPLSAAAPKEEQPAPQKAPVANTEKTKEKDDKKEQQKSKEEADDEQRHTADDKEKDDDTGARKVTFDSHGDNSNESKTQVDPSAENNDMLKNKNGTENKQQDKEAEKGNNMDLVDLERIESENQTVNTETHDSNSNTEPEQNSKRKGSPEPEQSKHVTESTSKDNDNKENNGDKNKSEEKGGDGYVPLDQLWSSPKREFKGSERQYSTVSTSSYLERKRSEEKAKTESQTESDGSEKRVERQYSSVSTSSYLERKKSEEKARAESQTESDEPGKRVERQYSTVSTSSYLERKRLEEKARTESQTESGEPEKRPERKSSSVSTSSYLERKRSEERAKAASQTESEKPEEQRDDSVKETSLNSSDNKTLIQPIGDTKDSKEDDGKNEERKPNVVEPSKANDEDDAKDVSDYNKEARNSKESSNAQRRVSDSENTAESCGSPKQKDQSKTDYSQNETEEATNEKKIADRDRKNEVDEDDWRYEDKISDNDDNRENEEVTIPIAHQEDEYNEKKFDSESEDDISVHDTTQYKEEPQREPEQEPVKQTKEPQTKKKKDQPKKGSYPSPSPRPSSQPNRNTQRPVARSAQPTSRPGESRRALSPAQMKSPRNQSTPRSRQRPKTTPGGPRVHSRIGSEDGQKRQKEFFKAELTRLQRSLKDESSKISKPKHREHYPFVWTSLEPYYNTYVARFLIDAQEEAIYHPITRKTPAEDPQPGYVSRNTAIGLCDPWTDLRMDRELLPRLETPSKKSRAKGQQNAKKGKKEKPPKQGSTRLPKFPVVEFSSGKENATKCFPYSEVPKFRQEVMGRYKHDAPKKVNADYSRTKDDFYRMDLDRLDEVHPINRRHMRKAYFAYLQNTPGSKKAIKECVKDLNGEQEQKVH
- the LOC128181268 gene encoding myb-like protein V isoform X1 — translated: MSDTEKDIEDNNRHENSSDSKNESESKTEESPSKKEESTPQKPLSAAAPKEEQPAPQKAPVANTEKTKEKDDKKEQQKSKEEADDEQRHTADDKEKDDDTGARKVTFDSHGDNSNESKTQVDPSAENNDMLKNKNGTENKQQDKEAEKGNNMDLVDLERIESENQTVNTETHDSNSNTEPEQNSKRKGSPEPEQSKHVTESTSKDNDNKENNGDKNKSEEKGGDGYVPLDQLWSSPKREFKGSERQYSTVSTSSYLERKRSEEKAKTESQTESDGSEKRVERQYSSVSTSSYLERKKSEEKARAESQTESDEPGKRVERQYSTVSTSSYLERKRLEEKARTESQTESGEPEKRPERKSSSVSTSSYLERKRSEERAKAASQTESEKPEEQRDDSVKETSLNSSDNKTLIQPIGDTKDSKEDDGKNEERKPNVVEPSKANDEDDAKDVSDYNKEARNSKESSNAQRRVSDSENTAESCGSPKQKDQSKTDYSQNETEEATNEKKIADRDRKNEVDEDDWRYEDKISDNDDNRENEEVTIPIAHQEDEYNEKKFDSESEDDISVHDTTQYKEEPQREPEQEPVKQTKEPQTKKKKDQPKKGSYPSPSPRPSSQPNRNTQRPVARSAQPTSRPGESRRALSPAQMKSPRNQSTPRSRQRPKTTPGGPRVHSRIGSEDGQKRQKEFFKAELTRLQRSLKDESSKISKPKHREHYPFVWTSLEPYYNTYVARFLIDAQEEAIYHPITRKTPSETERPVSRARPISRGKLYAEDPQPGYVSRNTAIGLCDPWTDLRMDRELLPRLETPSKKSRAKGQQNAKKGKKEKPPKQGSTRLPKFPVVEFSSGKENATKCFPYSEVPKFRQEVMGRYKHDAPKKVNADYSRTKDDFYRMDLDRLDEVHPINRRHMRKAYFAYLQNTPGSKKAIKECVKDLNGEQEQKVH